The following coding sequences are from one Diabrotica virgifera virgifera chromosome 2, PGI_DIABVI_V3a window:
- the LOC114345363 gene encoding uncharacterized protein LOC114345363, giving the protein MITTKRQQTDETIDSYMIYLKQLAKECNFTAVDADTNKNDTIRGAFIAGMTSTKIRSRLLESLTLTLEETCNIAISMEMAGLNSQVYASQNSTLSALPGNYQFESQRSPTNFELVIVTAATNSTANSSRSEQIFFCDGPIHPRKNCSARESICKSCNKKGHFAKVCRSKSTSAFTNVSEGYDNCTA; this is encoded by the coding sequence ATGATAACCACTAAACGACAACAGACAGATGAGACTATTGATTCTTATATGATATATTTAAAACAGTTAGCTAAGGAGTGCAATTTTACTGCTGTAGATGCTGATACTAATAAAAATGATACGATCCGTGGAGCTTTTATCGCTGGAATGACGTCCACAAAAATACGATCAAGATTATTAGAGAGTCTGACATTAACTTTGGAAGAAACTTGTAATATAGCTATTTCAATGGAAATGGCAGGACTCAACTCTCAGGTTTATGCAAGTCAAAATTCAACACTCAGTGCTCTACCTGGTAACTATCAATTTGAGTCACAGAGGTCTCCAACGAATTTTGAACTTGTCATTGTGACAGCTGCTACCAACTCTACTGCTAACTCTTCTAGGtcagaacaaatttttttttgcgatgggCCAATACATCCAAGAAAGAACTGTTCTGCTCGGGAATCCATCTGTAAATCCTGTAATAAAAAGGGGCACTTTGCAAAGGTTTGCCGCTCCAAGAGCACTAGTGCATTTACCAATGTATCTGAAGGCTACGATAACTGTACAGCCTGA